From Mycteria americana isolate JAX WOST 10 ecotype Jacksonville Zoo and Gardens chromosome 4, USCA_MyAme_1.0, whole genome shotgun sequence, one genomic window encodes:
- the NKX1-1 gene encoding NK1 transcription factor-related protein 1 yields MDSHGEQRLSAGGELPLYSCPGNRDRQGDNQSNTPGQEGAVAALPMVHRTTSFSVLDILDPNKFNSKRRQCAVLYKSVGTEFTLGAEDKPEDSGTELAEQKALAEDFDACKKSADLIKDGELYKGEECDLDYSSRPSRSPDSELPDDEELCGEESSSSGSSSSGSGTAAPGEADPGHLRAEAAEAGGLPPPPPPPPPPPPPQPQQPAAAAGAGPQSQQAKPKRKRTGSDSKSGKPRRARTAFTYEQLVALENKFKSTRYLSVCERLNLALSLSLTETQVKIWFQNRRTKWKKQNPGADTSAPTGGGGGGGGGAGGGLGGGALAGGLSPLSHSPPMGNPLSMHGPGSYAGHPAGGLVCAAQLPFLPSPAVLSPFVLGSQTYGAPAFYTPHL; encoded by the exons ATGGACAGCCATGGGGAGCAGCGGCTCTCGGCCGGCGGCGAGCTGCCGCTCTACTCCTGCCCTGGCAATAGGGACAGGCAAGGGGACAACCAGAGCAACACCCCCGGGCAAGAGGGGGCAGTGGCCGCGCTGCCCATGGTGCACAGAACCACCTCCTTCTCCGTGCTCGACATCCTGGACCCTAACAAATTCAACAGCAAAAGGAGGCAGTGCGCGGTCTTGTACAAATCGGTGGGGACCGAGTTCACGCTGGGGGCGGAGGATAAGCCCGAGGACTCAGGGACGGAGCTGGCCGAGCAAAAGGCTCTCGCCGAAGACTTCGACGCGTGCAAGAAGTCCGCAGACCTGATCA AGGACGGCGAGCTCTACAAGGGCGAGGAGTGCGACCTCGACTACAGCAGCCGGCCGAGCCGCAGCCCCGACAGCGAGCTGCCGGACGACGAGGAGCTGTgcggggaggagagcagcagcagcggcagcagcagcagcggcagcggcacggCTGCGCCCGGCGAGGCCGACCCGGGCCACCTCCGCGCCGAGGCGGCCGAGGCGGGCGGCCTcccacccccgccgccgccgccgccccccccgccgccgccgcagccccagcagccggcggcggctgccggcgcggggccgcAGAGCCAGCAGGCCAAGCCCAAGAGGAAGCGGACGGGCTCGGACTCCAAGTCGGGCAAGCCCCGGCGGGCGCGGACAGCTTTCACCTACGAGCAGCTGGTGGCGCTGGAGAACAAGTTCAAGTCCACGCGGTACCTGTCGGTCTGCGAGCGCCTCAACCTGGCGCTCTCCCTCAGCCTCACCGAGACGCAGGTGaagatctggttccagaaccgcCGCACCAAGTGGAAGAAGCAGAACCCGGGGGCCGACACCAGCGCTcccaccggcggcggcggcggcggcggcggcggggcgggcggcgggctgggcggcggggcgctgGCGGGCGGGCTCAGCCCCCTCAGCCACTCGCCGCCCATGGGCAACCCGCTCTCCATGCACGGGCCCGGCAGCTACGCCGGACACCCGGCCGGCGGGCTGGTGTGCGCCGCCCAGCTGCCCTTCCTGCCCAGCCCCGCCGTCCTCTCGCCCTTCGTCCTGGGCTCGCAGACTTACGGCGCTCCGGCTTTCTACACCCCGCACCTATAA